From Providencia sp. R33, a single genomic window includes:
- the hldE gene encoding bifunctional D-glycero-beta-D-manno-heptose-7-phosphate kinase/D-glycero-beta-D-manno-heptose 1-phosphate adenylyltransferase HldE has protein sequence MKVTLPDYKKAGVLVVGDVMLDRYWHGPANRISPEAPVPVVKVTMVEERPGGAANVAMNIASLGASSRLVGLTGIDDAAKALTENLNAVQVRCDFVAIPTHPTITKLRVLSRNQQLIRLDFEEGFDNVDVAPVLERIEQALPHIGALVLSDYAKGALTHVEKMIALANKAGVPVLIDPKGSNFERYRGATLLTPNMSEFEAIVGPCKTNQDVEEKGMALLNSLELKALLITRSEQGMSLIRRDEAPLHLPTQAQEVFDVTGAGDTVIGVLAASIASGRPLHEACALANAAAGVVVGKLGTSTVSPIELENAIRGRADTGFGVMTESELKQAVANARQRGERVVMTNGCFDILHAGHVSYLANARKLGDRLIVAVNSDASTRRLKGETRPVNPLEQRMIVLGALGAVDWVVAFEEDTPQRLIAEVLPDILVKGGDYRPEDIAGSAEVWAAGGEVKVLNFEDGISTTNIIKNIMKTS, from the coding sequence ATGAAAGTAACTCTTCCGGATTACAAAAAAGCCGGTGTGCTGGTAGTTGGCGATGTGATGTTAGACCGTTATTGGCATGGCCCTGCAAACCGTATTTCCCCAGAAGCCCCTGTACCAGTGGTTAAAGTCACTATGGTAGAAGAGCGCCCAGGTGGTGCAGCGAACGTTGCGATGAATATTGCATCATTGGGGGCAAGCTCTCGCCTTGTTGGTTTAACAGGGATTGATGATGCAGCAAAAGCATTAACGGAAAATTTAAATGCCGTACAAGTCCGCTGTGATTTTGTTGCGATCCCAACACACCCGACGATTACAAAGTTACGAGTGCTGTCTCGTAATCAGCAATTGATCCGCCTTGATTTTGAGGAAGGTTTTGACAACGTTGATGTGGCGCCAGTCTTAGAGCGTATTGAGCAAGCATTACCACACATCGGTGCATTAGTGCTATCTGACTACGCAAAAGGCGCATTAACTCACGTTGAAAAAATGATAGCGTTAGCGAATAAAGCGGGTGTACCCGTATTGATTGACCCGAAAGGCAGCAATTTTGAGCGCTATCGTGGTGCGACGTTATTAACGCCAAATATGTCTGAGTTTGAGGCTATCGTTGGGCCTTGCAAGACAAATCAAGATGTTGAAGAAAAAGGGATGGCGCTACTTAATTCATTGGAATTAAAAGCGTTATTAATCACGCGTTCAGAGCAAGGCATGAGCCTGATCCGCCGTGATGAAGCGCCATTACATCTGCCAACACAAGCACAAGAAGTGTTTGATGTCACGGGGGCGGGTGATACGGTCATTGGTGTATTAGCGGCATCAATTGCATCTGGTCGTCCATTACATGAAGCCTGTGCGTTAGCAAATGCCGCAGCGGGTGTTGTTGTTGGTAAACTTGGGACATCCACCGTTTCCCCTATCGAATTAGAAAATGCGATCCGTGGCCGTGCAGATACGGGCTTTGGTGTGATGACCGAAAGTGAGCTCAAACAAGCGGTTGCCAATGCAAGGCAACGTGGTGAGCGCGTGGTGATGACTAACGGGTGCTTTGATATTTTACACGCAGGCCATGTTTCGTATTTAGCCAATGCACGTAAATTAGGTGATAGACTGATTGTTGCAGTAAATAGTGATGCATCAACCCGTCGCCTTAAAGGTGAAACTCGTCCAGTGAACCCATTAGAGCAGCGCATGATTGTTTTAGGCGCACTAGGGGCTGTCGATTGGGTCGTGGCTTTTGAAGAGGACACGCCGCAACGTTTAATTGCAGAAGTTCTTCCTGATATTCTGGTTAAAGGTGGTGATTATCGCCCTGAAGATATCGCAGGCAGTGCTGAGGTTTGGGCTGCGGGTGGTGAAGTTAAAGTGCTTAATTTCGAAGATGGTATTTCAACGACGAATATTATTAAAAATATTATGAAAACCAGCTAA
- the glnE gene encoding bifunctional [glutamate--ammonia ligase]-adenylyl-L-tyrosine phosphorylase/[glutamate--ammonia-ligase] adenylyltransferase, producing MHPLPDLLRAQKERVLNQLAGQAPDLLPLSEDEAQVLSFSDFALKQVLAHSRFLTNIRTNPPKADEWQHYATWLADSVSSVSSEDHLMQVLRTFRHQILVRCTWMQVLSVCSQQDTIYQLSVLAETLIVAARDWLYQEYSQQWGTPCNHEGKPQPLLVLGMGKLGGRELNFSSDIDLIFAYPENGVTQGGRKELDNAQFFTRLGQKLIRMLDQVTVHGFVYRVDMRLRPFGDSGPLVFSFSALEDYYQEQGRDWERYAMVKARIMGPDSLHYAESLRKLLRPFVYRRYIDFSVIQSLRNMKNMIEREVRRRGLVDNIKLGAGGIREIEFISQVFQLIRGGREPILQSQSLFTTFQGIRELALLPDSQLDILQDSYIFLRRVENLLQSIDDQQTQTLPDDALNQARLAWGMNFASWADFYASLNQKMASVHQIFAEQIGQDDDGEDAGNFDEIYITLWQSDLSKEELAAYLPSKSEDIAQRIIHGIVMFRHDLNKRTIGPRGRDVLDELMPKLLAKIGERDDAGQVLERITPLLLSIVSRTTYLELMLEFDEVLTHVIRLCAASPMIAEQLSRHPLLLDELLDPQSLYQPLPLTAYRDELRQYLMRVPEEDEEQQLEALRQFKQAQLLRIAAEDISGVLPVMKVSDHLTYLAEAIIDAVVHQAWQKMVKRYGEPAHLAQGESDSKKYGFAVLGYGKLGGWELGYSSDLDLVFLFDCPLNVVTNGERSIDARQFYLRVAQRIIHLFSTRTASGVLYEVDARLRPSGESGMLVSTIQSFDDYQKNDAWTWEHQALIRARMVFGDAELQQQFTRIRHETLCLPRDAITLQQQVRDMRVKMHQHLGSHQANEFDLKADPGGITDIEFIAQYLVLRFASQNKALTRWSDNVRIFELMAQYDFMSEVEANALTQAYVTMRNELHHLALQSLPSRVDMSQFAEQRDQVLDSWQKWLGE from the coding sequence ATGCATCCACTGCCTGATTTACTCCGAGCCCAAAAAGAACGTGTTTTAAATCAGTTAGCTGGCCAAGCGCCTGATTTATTGCCTTTGAGTGAAGATGAAGCACAAGTGCTCTCTTTTAGTGATTTCGCACTTAAGCAGGTTCTTGCGCATTCACGGTTTCTAACGAATATCCGCACAAATCCACCGAAAGCTGATGAGTGGCAACATTATGCAACATGGCTTGCGGACAGTGTTTCATCTGTTTCAAGTGAAGATCATTTAATGCAGGTGCTGCGCACGTTTCGTCACCAAATATTAGTGCGCTGTACGTGGATGCAAGTATTGTCTGTGTGTTCGCAGCAAGACACCATTTACCAACTTAGTGTATTAGCAGAAACCTTGATTGTTGCGGCAAGGGATTGGTTGTATCAGGAATATAGCCAGCAATGGGGAACTCCTTGTAATCACGAAGGAAAACCACAACCGTTGTTAGTACTGGGAATGGGCAAATTAGGGGGGAGAGAGCTGAATTTCTCTTCCGATATTGACCTTATTTTTGCCTACCCAGAAAACGGTGTTACGCAAGGTGGCCGCAAAGAGCTTGATAATGCGCAATTCTTTACCCGCTTAGGGCAAAAGTTGATCCGCATGCTCGATCAAGTCACCGTCCACGGTTTTGTTTATCGAGTGGATATGCGTTTGCGACCGTTTGGTGATAGCGGCCCGCTAGTATTCAGCTTTTCAGCACTGGAAGATTATTACCAAGAACAAGGGCGTGATTGGGAACGTTATGCGATGGTTAAAGCGCGGATTATGGGGCCCGATAGCCTGCATTACGCCGAAAGTTTGCGTAAATTATTGCGCCCGTTTGTTTATCGCCGCTATATTGATTTCAGCGTGATCCAGTCCCTGCGCAATATGAAAAATATGATTGAGCGGGAGGTACGCCGCCGTGGTTTGGTGGATAACATCAAGCTGGGCGCAGGTGGGATCCGTGAGATCGAGTTTATTTCCCAAGTTTTCCAGCTGATCCGCGGGGGGCGTGAACCGATTTTACAATCACAATCCTTGTTTACCACGTTTCAAGGGATCCGCGAACTCGCTTTATTACCCGACAGTCAGCTAGATATCTTGCAAGATAGCTACATTTTTCTGCGTAGAGTGGAAAATTTGCTGCAAAGTATTGATGACCAACAAACTCAAACACTCCCTGATGATGCACTCAACCAAGCTCGTTTAGCGTGGGGAATGAATTTTGCTAGTTGGGCGGATTTTTACGCATCACTAAACCAAAAAATGGCTTCAGTCCACCAAATATTTGCTGAACAAATTGGGCAAGATGACGATGGTGAAGATGCGGGTAATTTTGATGAAATTTACATCACGTTATGGCAAAGCGACCTGTCCAAAGAAGAGCTAGCCGCCTATTTACCTTCTAAGAGTGAAGACATTGCCCAGCGGATCATTCATGGTATCGTAATGTTCCGCCATGATCTGAACAAGCGCACCATCGGGCCGCGAGGACGTGATGTTCTTGATGAACTCATGCCGAAATTATTGGCGAAAATTGGTGAACGCGATGATGCCGGGCAAGTCCTTGAACGTATTACGCCGCTGTTGCTAAGCATCGTTAGCAGAACCACTTACCTAGAGTTAATGCTTGAATTTGACGAGGTGCTGACCCACGTTATTCGTTTGTGTGCAGCTTCACCTATGATTGCTGAGCAGCTCTCTCGCCACCCATTGCTTCTCGACGAACTCCTCGATCCACAATCGCTCTATCAACCTTTGCCATTAACGGCATATCGCGATGAGTTACGCCAATATTTGATGCGTGTGCCTGAAGAGGATGAAGAGCAGCAGTTGGAAGCATTGCGCCAATTTAAACAGGCGCAACTATTGCGGATCGCCGCGGAAGATATTTCGGGTGTGCTTCCGGTTATGAAAGTCAGCGATCACTTAACCTATCTTGCAGAAGCCATTATTGATGCTGTAGTGCATCAAGCATGGCAAAAAATGGTGAAACGCTACGGTGAACCTGCCCATTTAGCGCAGGGTGAGAGTGATAGCAAGAAATATGGTTTTGCTGTATTAGGATACGGCAAGTTGGGGGGCTGGGAATTAGGATATAGCTCTGATTTAGATTTGGTTTTTCTGTTTGATTGCCCCTTGAATGTGGTCACTAATGGTGAACGTTCCATTGATGCAAGGCAGTTTTATTTACGCGTTGCACAGCGCATTATTCACTTATTTAGCACGCGTACGGCATCAGGGGTTTTGTATGAAGTGGATGCCCGTTTAAGGCCATCAGGGGAATCTGGGATGTTGGTCAGTACCATTCAATCCTTTGATGATTACCAAAAAAATGATGCGTGGACATGGGAGCACCAAGCGCTCATTCGTGCGCGGATGGTATTTGGCGACGCTGAATTACAGCAGCAATTTACCCGAATTCGTCATGAAACCCTGTGCTTACCGAGGGATGCAATCACCCTGCAACAACAAGTGCGGGATATGCGAGTGAAAATGCACCAGCACTTAGGTAGCCATCAAGCCAATGAGTTTGATTTAAAGGCTGATCCTGGTGGGATCACGGATATTGAGTTTATCGCGCAATATTTAGTGTTGCGTTTCGCTTCACAAAACAAAGCATTAACACGTTGGTCTGACAATGTGCGTATTTTTGAGCTAATGGCCCAGTACGATTTTATGTCAGAAGTAGAAGCCAACGCACTAACCCAAGCTTACGTTACTATGCGCAATGAACTGCACCATTTAGCCTTGCAGTCATTACCCAGTCGTGTGGATATGAGCCAATTTGCGGAGCAACGTGATCAAGTACTAGACAGTTGGCAAAAATGGCTAGGTGAATGA